The proteins below come from a single Thalassomonas actiniarum genomic window:
- a CDS encoding alanine racemase has protein sequence MEQIKSMLEQNPAEISTPCYFYSVSQLQQNFQALKAALGTQVILSVKANSNTDLLIRASHFLTDGVEVASIKELQNIVGGDRARYVNNPSADKTFLRAAVSGKARVIVDSLVQLEIVAELAKKRPPAGIILRLNPVVLKQFNDDHPKVRPDQFGMDWDSACIAIDICKANNLPLLGFHLFKGSYSFEKSAMATVDSAKGIIAEMERRFGQPLSFANLGGGFGEQWQESKFDFAAYREKLAQLPQHITLAHESGRGLMASIGHFAVRVRYVKQIENQYYAICDGGIAQNFLLAKTENTLRKLKTPALWQAQGGQENEQKAACTFVGSSCSKDDVIGKQSDEFVLPQPGDICIFDYCGAYNASYTVAPFLQLPQATTYIVE, from the coding sequence GTGGAACAGATCAAAAGCATGCTGGAACAGAACCCGGCAGAGATTTCTACACCCTGTTATTTTTACAGCGTCAGCCAATTGCAGCAAAATTTTCAGGCGTTAAAGGCGGCGCTGGGCACGCAAGTGATCCTTTCGGTCAAAGCCAACAGCAATACCGATCTGCTGATCCGCGCCAGCCATTTCCTTACCGACGGCGTAGAAGTGGCCTCCATCAAGGAGCTGCAAAACATCGTCGGCGGCGACCGTGCCCGCTACGTCAATAACCCCTCTGCCGATAAAACCTTTTTACGGGCAGCGGTATCCGGTAAAGCCCGGGTGATCGTCGACAGCCTGGTCCAACTTGAAATTGTCGCCGAACTAGCGAAAAAACGCCCGCCGGCGGGTATTATCCTGCGACTGAACCCCGTGGTATTAAAGCAGTTTAACGATGATCACCCGAAAGTTCGCCCGGATCAGTTCGGTATGGACTGGGACAGCGCCTGTATCGCCATCGATATCTGTAAGGCAAACAACTTGCCGCTGCTGGGCTTTCACTTATTTAAAGGCTCCTACAGTTTTGAAAAAAGCGCCATGGCCACCGTGGACTCGGCTAAAGGCATTATCGCGGAAATGGAAAGGCGCTTCGGCCAGCCGCTCTCTTTTGCCAACCTCGGCGGCGGTTTTGGCGAACAGTGGCAGGAGAGCAAATTCGACTTTGCCGCCTACCGCGAAAAGTTGGCACAATTGCCGCAGCACATCACACTGGCGCACGAGTCCGGCCGCGGCCTGATGGCCAGCATCGGTCACTTTGCCGTGCGGGTGCGTTATGTCAAACAAATTGAAAATCAATACTACGCCATTTGCGACGGCGGTATCGCGCAAAACTTCCTGTTGGCAAAAACAGAAAACACCCTGCGTAAACTGAAAACCCCCGCCTTATGGCAGGCTCAGGGCGGACAGGAAAACGAGCAAAAAGCCGCCTGCACCTTTGTCGGCAGCTCCTGCAGCAAAGACGATGTCATCGGTAAACAATCCGACGAGTTTGTTTTGCCTCAGCCGGGAGATATCTGCATTTTCGATTATTGCGGCGCCTATAACGCCAGCTATACGGTAGCGCCGTTTTTGCAGCTGCCCCAAGCCACTACTTACATCGTCGAATAG
- a CDS encoding class I adenylate-forming enzyme family protein: MKFHSRKDKIMLFSLSDIQVKLQQKNWRGQINFYPSGQTLTFESMTEHQNHLEQNLQFTFGDKIIVVTTPTPETVSTLLWLWHKGAVVVPVKHDMEADAIAKIADDCHAHAMIKDQTITELEPSPQPQVLFREKSARQVCGTDLALLIYTSGSTGKPKGIMLSHSNVITAMNSIATYLKIDGDEHILGLSPLSFDYGLYQLLFSLAFDCQFTLFEENFHPIKVLKALDEQQITLLPVVPAMAISLAKIIRALKRQLPQLRKLTNTGGHLGETVIDDLISLVPQLDVYAMYGLTECKRALYLPPDKTHKKRGSVGIAIPGLEAKLFNNVQCETGPHYQEVATGEVGELFVRGATVMQGYYGQANAGANLIPGNYRDDNWLATGDLFCQDEDGYFYFKGRTKELIKQAGFCIYPTESEALIEKCHLVHLAAIIQSEDKFGDEIACLCVQLHDNSKEDQNAFKTWLKANTDPDYRPREVRFIQQMQLTANSKVDKKSLVAKLEPEK, translated from the coding sequence ATGAAGTTTCATTCAAGGAAAGATAAGATCATGTTATTTTCTCTTAGCGATATCCAGGTAAAATTACAACAAAAAAACTGGCGCGGACAGATTAACTTTTATCCGTCAGGGCAGACCTTAACCTTTGAGTCGATGACCGAGCATCAAAATCACCTGGAGCAAAACCTCCAGTTTACCTTTGGTGATAAAATTATTGTCGTGACCACACCAACACCAGAAACTGTCTCTACGCTGTTATGGCTGTGGCACAAAGGTGCGGTTGTGGTACCGGTAAAACATGATATGGAAGCAGATGCGATTGCAAAAATTGCCGACGACTGCCATGCCCATGCCATGATCAAAGATCAAACCATCACCGAACTTGAGCCGTCGCCGCAGCCGCAGGTGCTGTTTCGGGAAAAAAGTGCCCGCCAGGTATGCGGCACCGACCTGGCCCTGCTGATTTATACGTCCGGCAGTACCGGCAAGCCCAAGGGCATCATGCTCAGCCACAGCAATGTCATCACCGCCATGAATTCTATTGCCACTTACCTGAAAATTGACGGCGACGAACATATTCTCGGCCTTTCTCCGCTCTCTTTTGATTACGGCCTTTACCAGTTGCTGTTCAGCCTGGCGTTTGATTGCCAGTTCACCTTGTTTGAAGAAAATTTCCACCCGATCAAGGTGCTCAAGGCCCTCGACGAACAGCAAATTACCCTGCTGCCGGTCGTGCCTGCGATGGCCATTTCCCTGGCGAAAATTATCCGGGCATTAAAACGCCAGTTGCCGCAGCTGCGTAAATTAACCAATACCGGCGGCCACCTGGGTGAAACCGTGATTGATGACCTGATCAGCCTGGTGCCGCAGCTGGACGTTTATGCCATGTACGGTTTAACCGAGTGTAAACGCGCCCTGTACCTGCCGCCGGATAAAACCCATAAAAAACGGGGCTCGGTCGGCATCGCCATCCCGGGCCTGGAAGCCAAATTATTTAACAATGTCCAGTGTGAAACCGGTCCCCATTACCAGGAAGTCGCCACCGGCGAAGTCGGCGAATTATTTGTCCGCGGCGCTACTGTGATGCAGGGCTATTACGGCCAGGCCAATGCCGGGGCCAATTTGATCCCGGGTAATTACCGTGACGATAACTGGCTTGCCACCGGCGATCTCTTCTGCCAGGACGAAGACGGTTATTTCTACTTCAAGGGTCGCACCAAGGAGCTGATCAAACAAGCCGGTTTCTGTATCTACCCCACCGAAAGCGAAGCGCTGATAGAGAAATGCCACCTGGTACACCTGGCGGCCATCATTCAGTCGGAAGACAAGTTCGGTGATGAAATTGCCTGCTTGTGTGTGCAATTACACGACAACAGTAAAGAAGATCAGAACGCATTTAAAACCTGGCTCAAGGCCAATACCGATCCCGACTATCGCCCGCGAGAAGTGCGCTTTATTCAGCAAATGCAGCTGACCGCCAATTCCAAGGTCGACAAAAAGTCCTTAGTCGCCAAGTTAGAACCGGAGAAGTAA
- a CDS encoding GDSL-type esterase/lipase family protein, protein MSIKEQLQRQVQFFHPEKKYSFLRGGFSSAAHAALFGLREQFYNSIKETFVNRVNEVAEVLCQDSDYVEAIKSMPLIPKGKTKARVVVIGDSLTDDSQSWLAIIARSFAIIRPDDNIRFTNLAVSGDTTTQLLGSVIPAAQMKADLYLCFSGTNDARIQGGSRYKPCTSIDEVGRNLASVIDFGREHTKAPWVWLTPVGVDPARVAEHEFLKPLMASWCNDHIARVADVIKQQAENVIDLRPHFGDLQDSPLLDEDGLHWSIDGHQLAAKVIIRQLTTLIG, encoded by the coding sequence ATGAGCATCAAGGAACAATTACAACGACAAGTGCAATTTTTTCACCCGGAAAAGAAATATTCGTTTCTGCGCGGTGGATTTTCCAGTGCCGCCCATGCCGCGCTTTTTGGTCTGCGCGAGCAGTTTTATAACAGCATTAAAGAAACCTTTGTTAACCGGGTTAACGAGGTTGCCGAAGTACTCTGTCAGGACAGCGACTATGTTGAAGCGATAAAATCTATGCCCCTTATCCCCAAGGGCAAGACAAAAGCCAGGGTGGTGGTGATCGGCGACAGTTTAACCGACGACAGCCAGTCCTGGCTTGCCATCATAGCGCGCTCCTTTGCTATTATCAGGCCCGACGATAATATCCGTTTTACCAACCTTGCCGTATCAGGCGACACCACCACCCAATTGCTGGGCTCGGTGATCCCCGCCGCGCAAATGAAAGCGGATCTGTATTTATGCTTTAGCGGCACCAATGATGCCCGTATTCAGGGAGGCAGCCGTTATAAGCCCTGCACCAGTATTGATGAAGTTGGCCGCAACCTCGCCAGCGTAATCGACTTTGGCCGGGAGCATACCAAGGCCCCCTGGGTTTGGCTCACCCCGGTAGGGGTTGATCCTGCCCGGGTCGCAGAGCACGAGTTTCTTAAACCTTTAATGGCCAGCTGGTGTAACGATCATATCGCCCGGGTAGCAGATGTTATTAAACAGCAGGCAGAAAACGTGATTGACTTGCGTCCGCACTTCGGTGATTTACAGGACAGTCCTTTGCTTGATGAAGATGGTCTGCACTGGTCCATCGATGGTCATCAACTGGCAGCTAAAGTGATTATCAGGCAATTGACGACCCTTATCGGTTGA
- a CDS encoding LytR/AlgR family response regulator transcription factor, whose amino-acid sequence MLRILIVDDEPLAHEVVITYINECQGLQLVGQCYSGSQALAFVKENPVDLIMLDIEMPVLTGFDFLSLLPEKPQVVITSAYQEYALEGFNMDVTDYLLKPFRFDRFKQAIDKVKQHIQQAPQRQIKAPEVNDLADNQNIFIKVDRKQVHINLAEISCFEAYGNYVKVWRNQQALLTPKTLTSFEQSLPASQFVRVHKSAIVNYQMIDYVEGDSLKLTDGKMVAIGKQYKANLVLD is encoded by the coding sequence ATGTTACGTATTTTGATCGTCGACGATGAACCTCTGGCCCACGAAGTAGTGATCACCTACATTAATGAATGTCAGGGGTTGCAGCTGGTCGGCCAGTGTTATTCGGGCAGCCAAGCATTGGCTTTTGTCAAAGAAAACCCCGTTGATTTGATTATGCTGGACATAGAAATGCCGGTCTTGACCGGATTTGATTTCTTGAGCCTGTTGCCGGAAAAACCTCAGGTAGTGATCACCTCGGCCTACCAGGAATATGCCCTTGAAGGTTTTAATATGGATGTGACCGATTACCTGCTTAAACCCTTTCGCTTTGACCGCTTTAAACAGGCAATTGATAAGGTAAAACAGCACATTCAGCAAGCGCCACAAAGACAAATTAAAGCACCTGAAGTTAATGACCTGGCCGACAATCAAAACATTTTTATTAAAGTTGACCGCAAGCAAGTGCACATAAACCTGGCGGAGATCAGCTGTTTTGAAGCCTATGGCAACTATGTAAAAGTCTGGCGTAACCAGCAGGCGCTCCTGACCCCGAAAACCTTAACCAGCTTTGAACAGAGTTTACCGGCATCGCAATTTGTCCGGGTGCATAAATCCGCCATAGTCAATTATCAAATGATCGACTATGTCGAAGGTGACAGCTTAAAATTAACCGACGGGAAAATGGTTGCTATTGGCAAGCAATATAAGGCAAACCTGGTGCTGGATTAA
- a CDS encoding sensor histidine kinase, which produces MSARISSGRFLSDKQLDAIVANSLLPLAIALFATALLHMQELQLTSWGEYFSALLRLAIELSPVFLCKFFSVNNSGIKKLAWWLAGFVLLPVSVILAAGAFTGFGYQLLSTYQTWLMLLMIELAALINYALAQKRVKGIKFKASLDNVLLIIILALSLAWALLLASHHDPLNNQPIPLVLDVKRIVSYPLALLSYWLQTVILYTCLYVIYLVNHHLLVKRILSQYGVYAYLTLTGLLLLVCYPLLAQIALWLPMNDVVHPLNASGNQNPFDFWNIYIATLVVGISLPVIMAFQLQKDHRKLAELQQEKLQTELKWLQQQINPHFLFNTLNNLYALCLSKSPRAPDAILQLANLLRFVVYKGSCDRVSLSEEIAYLHDYLALQKLRVENKCHFEIHLPDEAETGALMISPLLLVMFLENAFKHGIEPSAEKSRLQVSLTVQTRRLVFSCQNTIPQSSQSHDHRPGMAQGENDFQGIGLKNVQRRLALMYPEAHQLAVSTQAQETGKTYSVELSLVLEAKVYDAGGAPGKPVMSRQVTEKS; this is translated from the coding sequence ATGTCTGCCAGAATAAGCTCCGGCAGGTTTTTATCCGACAAACAGCTTGATGCGATAGTGGCCAACTCCCTGCTGCCGCTGGCGATTGCGCTCTTTGCTACCGCGCTTCTTCATATGCAAGAGCTGCAGTTAACGAGCTGGGGTGAGTATTTTTCGGCCTTGCTGCGCCTGGCCATAGAGCTGAGCCCGGTTTTTCTTTGCAAATTTTTCAGCGTGAATAACAGCGGCATTAAAAAGCTGGCCTGGTGGCTGGCAGGCTTTGTCTTGCTGCCGGTGAGTGTGATACTTGCTGCCGGTGCTTTTACCGGCTTTGGCTATCAGTTGCTCAGCACTTACCAGACCTGGCTGATGCTGCTGATGATAGAGCTGGCGGCCCTGATCAATTACGCCCTGGCACAAAAAAGGGTAAAGGGGATCAAGTTTAAGGCCAGCCTGGATAATGTCTTGTTGATAATTATCTTAGCTTTAAGCCTTGCCTGGGCCCTGTTGCTGGCCTCCCATCATGATCCCTTAAATAATCAGCCCATTCCGCTGGTGCTGGATGTGAAACGCATAGTGTCCTATCCGCTTGCATTACTCAGCTACTGGCTGCAAACCGTGATTTTATATACCTGCTTATATGTCATTTACCTGGTTAACCATCATCTCCTGGTCAAACGCATACTCAGCCAATACGGTGTTTATGCCTATCTCACCCTTACCGGTCTGCTGCTGTTAGTGTGTTATCCCCTACTGGCGCAAATCGCCTTATGGCTGCCGATGAATGATGTTGTCCATCCGCTAAATGCCAGCGGCAATCAAAATCCTTTTGATTTTTGGAACATCTATATCGCCACCTTAGTGGTCGGCATCAGCCTGCCGGTGATCATGGCCTTCCAGTTGCAAAAAGATCACCGCAAACTGGCAGAGCTGCAACAGGAAAAACTGCAAACGGAATTAAAATGGCTGCAACAGCAAATCAATCCGCATTTTTTATTTAATACCTTAAATAACCTCTACGCCCTGTGTCTGTCTAAATCGCCACGGGCGCCGGATGCCATTTTACAGCTGGCAAACCTGCTCAGGTTTGTGGTCTATAAAGGAAGTTGTGATCGGGTATCATTATCAGAAGAAATCGCTTACTTGCATGACTACCTGGCCCTGCAAAAACTCAGGGTGGAAAATAAATGTCATTTCGAAATTCACTTGCCCGATGAAGCTGAAACCGGAGCTTTAATGATCAGCCCCTTATTGCTGGTCATGTTTCTGGAAAATGCCTTTAAACATGGCATAGAACCCAGCGCAGAAAAGTCCCGGTTGCAGGTGTCATTGACAGTGCAAACACGGCGCCTGGTATTTAGCTGTCAGAACACTATACCTCAAAGCAGTCAAAGTCATGATCACAGACCGGGCATGGCGCAGGGAGAAAATGATTTTCAGGGCATTGGACTTAAAAATGTACAACGTCGCTTAGCCCTGATGTACCCTGAGGCCCATCAGTTAGCCGTTTCGACACAGGCACAAGAAACAGGCAAAACCTACTCGGTTGAACTGAGCCTGGTGCTTGAAGCAAAAGTTTATGATGCCGGCGGCGCGCCGGGCAAGCCGGTGATGAGCCGCCAGGTAACGGAGAAAAGTTAA
- a CDS encoding ABC transporter ATP-binding protein produces MLEVRNLAKCYSNGVQALKGIDLKISTGMFGLLGPNGAGKSSLMRTLATLQPADKGEIYFSGNNILQQPQLLRPVLGYLPQDFGVYPGMSAFALLEHFALLKRLSDKKSRRRQIETLLELTNLTRVRDKAVSGFSGGMRQRFGIAQALLGSPKLLILDEPTAGLDPEERNRFHNLLSDLSENTVVILSTHIVEDINNLCPDMAILAQGQIIARGAPGELSAKLNGQLWHSLIEKKQLKACQTQHRVISHRLVAGQVEVRVLAETCPQAGFNPVQGELEDAYFTLLAQHGQQTPGQAQSQDLATFTPMEAK; encoded by the coding sequence ATGTTAGAAGTTCGAAATTTGGCAAAATGTTACAGCAATGGTGTCCAGGCATTAAAGGGCATAGATTTAAAGATATCGACAGGCATGTTTGGTTTATTGGGGCCAAACGGTGCCGGCAAGTCGTCGTTAATGCGGACCCTGGCCACCTTGCAACCAGCGGATAAAGGGGAGATTTATTTTTCCGGTAACAATATTTTGCAACAGCCGCAGTTATTACGTCCCGTGCTCGGTTATTTGCCGCAGGACTTTGGTGTTTATCCCGGGATGTCGGCATTTGCCCTGCTTGAACATTTTGCCCTGCTAAAAAGGTTAAGCGATAAAAAATCACGCCGCCGCCAGATAGAAACTTTGCTGGAGTTAACCAATTTAACCCGGGTCAGAGATAAAGCCGTCAGTGGTTTTTCCGGCGGCATGAGGCAAAGGTTTGGTATTGCACAAGCCTTACTCGGCTCGCCGAAGTTATTGATCCTTGACGAACCCACCGCCGGACTCGACCCCGAAGAGCGCAACCGCTTCCATAACCTGCTGAGCGATCTCAGTGAAAATACCGTAGTGATCTTATCCACCCATATTGTTGAAGATATCAATAACCTTTGTCCCGATATGGCGATTCTGGCGCAGGGGCAAATCATTGCCCGCGGCGCCCCGGGTGAACTTAGCGCCAAACTCAACGGCCAGTTATGGCATAGCCTGATAGAAAAAAAGCAGCTCAAGGCCTGCCAAACGCAACATCGGGTGATCAGCCACCGTTTAGTGGCCGGTCAGGTGGAAGTCAGGGTGCTGGCAGAGACTTGCCCGCAAGCCGGTTTTAATCCGGTCCAGGGCGAGCTTGAAGATGCCTATTTCACCCTGCTGGCACAACATGGACAACAAACTCCCGGGCAAGCGCAAAGCCAAGATTTAGCAACATTTACCCCGATGGAGGCAAAATAA
- a CDS encoding M1 family aminopeptidase, which translates to MSGYSTKSLPTGMLPLLILNECRYQLHHWFFPLVCVLAALFGCFIIQNLSAEKGVLLSGPYYLTKTLLTVAFVIPFLQAFFITRASTRDAQYRTQELVFTSGVGKADLLLSRYLAVVIASILIYCSFLAGIIGELYVNQEPEISLIQLVANLAFSSLVFMLPAMLLSSLVLFAAGLFSGSSLLVYLVAAMMFFIYALLKSVTGSPVMANPFILNETLKWLFDLLDPVAGANFFEQVKFWSAAERNHQKISFTQALTLNRVLVTCGVVTLMLIIFYRYQLRLSPGGKARLWRSFFTGKKEQAAVGDKTPLSYTRIPPSDTRQAWAATCWALCRREYMTTLASKPFLLITLMWSVLLAGEVLSGFSYLESLHVTPLPTTSVAINRFISDILPNFTALFLVLFSAEMAWRDNRLNISALLQVMPISNGQRFLAKWLALTFIPLTFISLAILISMLVEISYGSTPDIPLYLSLFYYLGLPFLCLATLCLFVHSLCANKLTAMLITLAIVVLSQSSLGYYIGIEHGLFKFANTVKLQHSELIGFSAIADAFNGYIRVWLSLSLVMAILSFALTTRISGQGLRQQAGVGGISRQISALKQTLGKPGLALLLLASLSTVINAGYVYYQSNIVGHYVSSEARSKWRAGYEKAYARYQGLPVPKVIATSTELALYPEQRRFTLSAHYQLQNQTREVISHLLISTHKDVSYRNLVLANATLTNHDPQYGQYLYTLETPLQPGDKLSFSFDAERSHNGYNGVLIDSFFTPDFIYFRDLRYMPFFGFTEHYTLKGDDERAEYGLTPLPREPQLEEAITANQGDFSDDYFWARVETKISTSAQHIAVAPGELLSQSSKNNRNYFHYQTQAPIRKVSVIISAKLDKSSRQVEGTSLEVYHSPAHQEIAQEHLDAMAATLSYGNRHFTRYRAKQLRLFEVPNSLGYSGYAMPQMMLLDENLGFSVNRNNADAFDHLYRRTAHETAHQWWGHGLDSALEEGNLMLVETLAVYTQARLLEQKYGKQYLHTLQQYAHDRYLFGRGQSQFEEKPLYRAEENHLIYSKGTMAMNALQARLGADTVNRALQQLISQHSYPDNPATSLDFIDALSKFAGKKHTGFINKWLKQVVIDDWVIESTRLRQTLDKRFELELCLSNQGYIEESGAGQSAITEPGPVDIGIFTEAPVSFYHQAPDHRTLLKSSVTANLQVRCSRYLLNEKPAYVVLDPYYQSIDHRRENNIAELELNEIH; encoded by the coding sequence ATGTCTGGCTATTCTACAAAGTCCCTGCCGACAGGCATGTTGCCTTTACTGATCCTGAATGAATGCCGCTATCAACTGCATCACTGGTTTTTCCCTCTGGTGTGTGTGCTGGCGGCTTTGTTTGGCTGTTTTATTATCCAGAACCTGTCAGCCGAGAAAGGGGTTTTGCTAAGCGGCCCTTATTATTTAACCAAGACCTTGCTGACCGTAGCTTTTGTGATCCCTTTTCTTCAGGCTTTTTTTATTACCCGGGCCAGCACCCGCGATGCCCAGTACCGTACACAAGAGCTGGTGTTTACCTCAGGTGTCGGTAAAGCAGATCTGCTGCTGTCCCGCTACTTGGCAGTGGTGATTGCCTCAATCTTGATCTATTGCAGCTTTTTAGCCGGTATTATCGGTGAATTATATGTAAACCAGGAGCCGGAGATTTCCTTAATACAACTGGTGGCAAACCTGGCTTTCTCCAGTCTGGTTTTTATGTTGCCGGCTATGCTGCTGTCAAGTTTAGTATTATTTGCCGCTGGTCTTTTTAGCGGCTCTTCATTGCTGGTTTACCTGGTAGCGGCCATGATGTTTTTTATTTATGCCCTGCTAAAGTCGGTAACAGGCTCTCCGGTGATGGCCAATCCTTTTATTCTAAACGAGACGCTGAAATGGCTGTTTGACTTGCTGGATCCCGTGGCCGGCGCCAATTTTTTTGAACAGGTAAAATTTTGGTCGGCGGCAGAGCGAAATCATCAGAAAATCTCCTTCACACAAGCTTTAACCCTTAACCGTGTCCTGGTAACTTGTGGCGTAGTAACCCTGATGCTTATTATCTTTTATCGCTATCAGCTGAGGTTAAGCCCGGGAGGGAAAGCCCGTTTATGGCGCTCTTTTTTCACCGGGAAAAAAGAGCAAGCAGCCGTAGGGGATAAAACGCCGCTTAGCTATACCCGTATTCCCCCCAGCGATACGAGACAAGCCTGGGCTGCGACTTGCTGGGCCTTGTGTCGCCGGGAATATATGACCACCCTGGCCAGCAAACCTTTTTTGCTGATCACCCTGATGTGGTCGGTGCTGCTGGCCGGTGAAGTGCTCTCGGGTTTTAGCTATTTGGAAAGTTTACATGTAACTCCTTTGCCGACGACTTCCGTGGCCATTAACCGCTTTATCTCCGACATCTTGCCAAATTTTACCGCGCTGTTCCTGGTGCTCTTTAGCGCAGAAATGGCATGGCGCGATAACAGGCTGAATATTTCAGCCCTGCTCCAGGTCATGCCGATCAGCAATGGCCAGCGCTTTTTGGCAAAATGGCTGGCGTTAACCTTTATCCCGTTAACCTTTATTTCGCTGGCGATATTGATCTCCATGCTGGTGGAAATAAGCTATGGCTCAACCCCGGATATACCGCTGTATTTGTCGTTATTTTATTACCTCGGCTTGCCATTTTTATGTCTCGCCACCTTATGTCTTTTTGTGCACTCGCTCTGCGCCAATAAACTCACTGCCATGTTGATCACCTTAGCAATAGTGGTCTTGTCGCAGTCGTCCCTGGGATACTATATCGGCATAGAGCACGGCCTGTTTAAATTTGCCAATACCGTGAAATTACAACATTCCGAACTGATAGGTTTTAGCGCCATTGCCGATGCCTTTAACGGCTACATCAGAGTATGGTTAAGTTTATCCCTGGTGATGGCCATTTTGAGTTTTGCCCTGACAACACGCATCAGCGGGCAGGGGCTAAGGCAACAAGCAGGAGTTGGCGGTATCTCCCGGCAGATATCGGCATTAAAACAAACCCTGGGCAAACCGGGGTTGGCTTTATTGCTGCTGGCAAGCCTGTCCACTGTGATAAATGCCGGTTACGTTTATTATCAAAGCAATATTGTCGGCCATTATGTCTCCAGTGAAGCGCGCAGCAAATGGCGTGCAGGCTATGAAAAGGCCTATGCCCGCTATCAGGGCTTGCCTGTGCCGAAAGTCATTGCCACCTCGACCGAGCTCGCCCTGTACCCGGAGCAAAGGCGCTTTACCTTATCCGCCCACTATCAACTGCAAAACCAGACCCGGGAAGTGATTTCGCACCTATTGATCAGTACCCACAAGGATGTCAGCTACCGCAATCTGGTACTGGCAAATGCAACACTGACAAATCATGACCCCCAATATGGCCAATACCTTTATACCTTAGAGACACCGCTACAGCCGGGAGATAAGCTCAGCTTTTCTTTTGATGCCGAGCGCAGCCACAACGGTTATAACGGCGTGCTTATCGACAGTTTCTTTACCCCGGATTTTATCTATTTCCGCGATTTGCGTTATATGCCCTTTTTTGGCTTTACTGAGCACTACACCCTTAAAGGTGATGACGAGCGGGCAGAGTACGGTCTTACTCCCTTACCCCGGGAGCCTCAGCTTGAAGAGGCGATAACCGCAAACCAAGGGGACTTTTCGGATGATTATTTCTGGGCCAGGGTCGAGACGAAAATATCCACCTCGGCGCAACATATTGCCGTGGCGCCGGGTGAGTTGTTGTCCCAATCCAGTAAAAATAACCGTAACTATTTCCACTACCAAACCCAAGCGCCGATCCGTAAAGTCTCGGTGATTATTTCCGCCAAACTGGACAAGTCTTCACGCCAGGTAGAGGGGACTTCGCTGGAGGTCTATCACAGCCCGGCGCATCAGGAGATTGCCCAGGAGCACCTTGATGCCATGGCCGCCACCTTAAGTTACGGCAACCGGCATTTTACCCGCTACCGGGCAAAGCAGTTACGCCTTTTTGAAGTCCCCAATAGTTTAGGTTACTCGGGTTATGCCATGCCGCAAATGATGCTGTTAGATGAAAACCTGGGGTTTTCGGTTAACCGCAATAATGCCGATGCCTTTGACCATTTATACCGGCGCACGGCACACGAAACCGCCCATCAGTGGTGGGGACACGGCCTGGACAGCGCCCTGGAAGAAGGTAATTTAATGCTGGTGGAAACGCTGGCGGTTTATACCCAGGCAAGATTGCTGGAGCAAAAATACGGCAAGCAGTATTTACATACCTTGCAGCAATATGCCCATGACAGGTATTTATTCGGCCGCGGGCAAAGCCAGTTTGAAGAAAAGCCCCTGTACCGGGCAGAGGAAAACCATTTAATCTATTCCAAGGGCACAATGGCAATGAACGCTTTGCAGGCAAGGCTGGGCGCCGATACCGTCAACCGGGCGCTGCAACAGCTGATAAGCCAACATAGTTATCCGGATAATCCGGCCACCTCACTGGATTTTATTGATGCCCTGAGCAAGTTTGCCGGCAAAAAGCATACAGGTTTTATCAATAAATGGCTCAAGCAGGTGGTTATTGACGACTGGGTCATTGAAAGCACCCGGCTGAGGCAAACGCTGGATAAACGCTTTGAACTTGAGCTGTGCTTATCAAACCAGGGATATATAGAAGAGAGCGGGGCAGGGCAATCAGCCATCACCGAACCTGGGCCTGTCGATATCGGCATCTTCACGGAAGCGCCCGTAAGCTTTTACCATCAAGCGCCGGATCACCGTACCTTGTTAAAAAGCTCGGTAACAGCCAACCTGCAAGTAAGATGTAGCCGTTATCTGCTAAACGAAAAGCCTGCATATGTAGTACTGGATCCCTATTACCAGAGCATAGATCACCGGCGGGAGAATAATATTGCCGAGCTTGAGCTTAACGAAATACACTAG